The Halalkalibaculum roseum genome window below encodes:
- a CDS encoding PAS domain S-box protein: MSSFSYPFKELLATSGIIFYHCSVEENFPLLFISDNVEEILGFTPDEFYQKDSLWMDRLHPDDHDEIIRSFEKLHETNSFVAEFRFLDNNNEYIWLRDEVRMIRTDNGKPESIVGSSINITSRKKAEEELNHLNENLERRIAERTRDLTAANRKLQKQIQYRNKAENKLSRQEEKLRLLQMAVANINDMVIITKVEYQNPLNSKIAFVNRAFEEFTGYELNEVIGKSPTFLHGPDTSTKVLKILESKILSHQPYRTEFLNYKKDGTPYWVELDMSPFPSEDEGFEYWVGINRDVTERKKTEIELEESEHRHRAYTELSFDAIFEIKKDGTITDCNVRACEMFGYPREEMIGMNTRKLMPEEFKDTQPDIISENVTTGSEAWERVYQKRDGTRFTTEINTKMYTQGDEKRIIAYVRDISEQKRNEQMIKTSLKEKETLLAEIHHRVKNNLAIISGLLEMQTFNAGDDIVNELRESQARIQSIAMVHERLYQSDSFTNIPLGTYIDELFRFIANTFNTEGHEIKIEKEIESVALDVSQAIPCGLILNELITNAYKHAFDDTKEPIISISLFKENGTINLEVKDNGKGLPSDFEVDQPSSLGTTLIRTLVQQLNGDLKVHSNQGATFSISFNANE, translated from the coding sequence ATGTCCAGCTTCTCTTATCCATTTAAAGAGCTGCTAGCAACCAGCGGTATTATTTTCTACCACTGCAGTGTGGAGGAAAATTTTCCGTTGTTGTTTATAAGCGACAACGTTGAAGAAATTTTAGGCTTTACACCCGACGAATTCTACCAAAAAGATTCCCTTTGGATGGACCGCCTCCATCCGGATGATCATGATGAAATAATTCGATCTTTCGAAAAGCTTCACGAGACTAACTCCTTTGTTGCCGAATTTCGATTCCTTGACAACAACAATGAGTATATCTGGTTGCGTGATGAGGTCAGAATGATTCGCACGGATAACGGAAAGCCCGAATCCATTGTCGGTTCCTCTATCAACATCACCAGCCGGAAGAAGGCTGAAGAAGAGCTGAATCATCTTAACGAAAACCTCGAGCGTAGAATAGCCGAACGCACCCGTGACTTGACGGCAGCCAACCGAAAGCTCCAAAAACAGATACAGTATCGCAATAAAGCCGAGAACAAACTGAGCCGGCAGGAAGAGAAACTCAGGCTGCTTCAGATGGCCGTGGCCAATATCAACGATATGGTTATCATAACCAAGGTTGAGTACCAAAACCCCTTGAATTCCAAAATTGCTTTCGTCAATCGTGCTTTTGAAGAGTTTACCGGCTACGAGCTCAACGAAGTGATCGGTAAGAGTCCTACGTTTTTACATGGACCTGATACATCCACGAAAGTGCTTAAGATTCTAGAGTCTAAAATCTTAAGCCATCAACCCTACAGAACCGAATTCTTAAACTATAAAAAAGACGGAACTCCCTACTGGGTGGAACTGGATATGTCTCCCTTCCCCTCGGAGGATGAGGGTTTTGAGTATTGGGTCGGCATCAATCGTGATGTCACAGAACGCAAGAAAACCGAGATAGAACTGGAAGAGAGCGAACATAGGCACCGGGCCTACACCGAGCTCTCCTTCGATGCTATCTTTGAAATCAAAAAAGACGGCACCATCACCGATTGCAACGTCCGGGCTTGTGAGATGTTTGGCTACCCGCGCGAGGAGATGATAGGAATGAATACCCGGAAACTGATGCCCGAAGAATTCAAAGATACCCAACCGGATATCATTTCAGAAAATGTGACCACCGGGTCTGAAGCGTGGGAGCGGGTATATCAAAAAAGAGACGGGACCCGGTTTACGACAGAGATCAATACCAAGATGTATACCCAGGGAGATGAAAAGAGGATTATCGCCTATGTGAGAGATATCTCAGAGCAGAAAAGGAACGAGCAGATGATAAAAACCTCACTAAAAGAGAAGGAGACCCTGCTCGCAGAGATTCACCATCGGGTGAAGAATAACCTGGCAATTATTTCAGGGCTACTTGAGATGCAGACCTTCAATGCAGGTGATGACATCGTCAATGAGCTGAGAGAGAGCCAGGCCAGGATACAGTCTATTGCCATGGTTCATGAGCGGTTGTATCAATCCGACTCTTTCACCAATATCCCTTTAGGGACCTATATCGATGAACTCTTTCGATTTATTGCCAATACCTTTAATACCGAAGGTCATGAAATAAAGATTGAAAAAGAGATTGAATCAGTGGCACTGGATGTGAGTCAGGCCATACCCTGCGGGTTGATACTCAACGAGTTGATTACCAACGCCTACAAGCACGCCTTCGATGACACTAAAGAACCGATAATAAGCATCTCGCTCTTTAAGGAGAACGGAACAATCAACCTGGAAGTCAAAGACAATGGTAAGGGACTTCCGTCAGATTTTGAAGTTGACCAACCCAGCTCATTGGGCACCACACTTATTCGTACCTTGGTCCAGCAGCTCAATGGCGATTTGAAGGTTCATTCCAACCAAGGCGCCACCTTTAGCATCTCTTTCAATGCCAATGAATAG